One genomic region from Erythrobacter mangrovi encodes:
- the tpiA gene encoding triose-phosphate isomerase produces MAIRPYIVGNWKMNGTRAMLSEARAIDRAAQRYMKVEVAVAPPYTLIHAVHREAEQIGVGAQDCHPGNEGAHTGDICASMIADAGAKFVILGHSERRQDHGESNKLINAKIESALEAGLRVILCCGETLETRDAGDAENFVLRQLKAALPAFTDPAERLTIAYEPIWAIGTGRTATVEDIAAMHGAIRQLLDETYGEEVSSAVRILYGGSVKPENAREILSAPEVGGALVGGASLSAESFLGIVVAASETEDA; encoded by the coding sequence ATGGCCATTAGGCCCTATATCGTTGGAAACTGGAAGATGAACGGGACGCGCGCGATGCTTTCGGAAGCACGCGCGATCGACCGTGCAGCACAGCGCTACATGAAGGTAGAGGTGGCGGTCGCGCCGCCTTACACCCTGATTCACGCCGTTCATCGCGAGGCCGAGCAGATCGGCGTGGGCGCGCAGGATTGCCATCCGGGCAATGAAGGCGCCCATACGGGGGATATCTGCGCATCCATGATCGCCGATGCGGGGGCGAAGTTCGTCATCCTTGGCCATAGCGAGCGGCGCCAGGATCATGGTGAGAGCAACAAACTGATCAATGCCAAGATCGAATCGGCACTGGAAGCGGGTTTACGCGTGATCCTGTGCTGCGGCGAAACGCTGGAAACGCGCGACGCGGGCGACGCGGAGAACTTTGTGCTCCGTCAACTCAAGGCGGCGCTGCCGGCCTTTACCGACCCGGCGGAGCGTTTGACCATTGCCTATGAACCGATCTGGGCGATCGGCACCGGCCGGACCGCAACTGTGGAAGACATTGCCGCAATGCACGGTGCGATCCGCCAGCTGCTCGACGAAACGTATGGCGAAGAAGTGTCGTCGGCTGTGCGCATCCTCTATGGCGGATCGGTCAAGCCGGAGAATGCACGCGAAATCCTGTCGGCACCGGAAGTGGGCGGCGCGCTTGTCGGTGGCGCCAGCCTGTCGGCAGAAAGCTTCCTGGGAATCGTCGTCGCCGCTTCGGAAACCGAGGACGCCTGA
- a CDS encoding peptidyl-prolyl cis-trans isomerase, protein MLQFFRNMFKSKIGLAIVLGFIGLIGFAFALSDISGGSTFGGVAGGDRVAVVGDEKIGTADLLRAVNNGLDRMREEDPTLTMPRFIANKGLDQSLDAVIDRFALATFADKYGIRAGDNLVNSEIRLIPAFRGPDGNFSEDTYRQVLAQQRITDAQARDDLGTRLLAQQVFVPAGLGASIPNKMAYRYAQLFKERRKGSIALLPAVAYAPPPGASDDTLRAYYDSHRTEFVRPERRVIRYATFDSSDLGDRAVPTEAEISARYKQDAAKYSASETRDVTQLIVPTEAAAKSIRDRIAAGASFDAVAREAGLRAASITDASRQTLSTEASPAVANAYFSTAEGTISSPARSALGWHVARVDAIKSVAARSLDQARSEITETLREEKRVRGLAELAIEVEDQLADGATLAEVLNDLGLELQMTKPALANGQVYQAPGESLPEVLAPALKTAFQMDEEEPEIAPIAGGETYLIFEVGDITPAATAPFAEIKQAVEANWRQSQGLKAAQEAADRVLKRVRGGATLAAALAAEDVPLPSVDSIDLTREQLASQRERRIPPPLALMFSMAQGTAKKLEAAQKLGFFVVDLDAITMDELDRNDPLVTQARGQMAQLVGDEYGDLLRSAIRAEMGVERNPTAIDAVRKQLLGGN, encoded by the coding sequence ATGCTCCAGTTTTTCCGCAATATGTTCAAGTCGAAGATCGGCCTGGCAATCGTGCTTGGTTTCATCGGCTTGATCGGCTTCGCCTTCGCCCTCAGCGACATCTCGGGAGGATCTACTTTCGGGGGAGTAGCGGGTGGTGACCGGGTGGCGGTAGTTGGCGATGAGAAGATCGGGACCGCCGACCTGCTGCGCGCTGTCAACAACGGACTCGACCGGATGCGGGAGGAAGACCCGACGCTGACGATGCCCAGGTTCATAGCGAATAAGGGGCTCGATCAATCGCTCGACGCCGTGATCGATCGTTTCGCCCTCGCGACCTTTGCCGACAAGTATGGTATCCGTGCGGGCGATAATCTCGTGAACAGCGAAATCCGCCTGATCCCGGCCTTCCGCGGACCCGATGGCAACTTCAGCGAAGACACCTACCGGCAGGTCCTCGCGCAACAGAGGATCACCGATGCGCAGGCACGCGATGACCTGGGGACGCGATTGCTGGCGCAGCAGGTTTTTGTTCCTGCCGGATTGGGCGCAAGCATTCCAAACAAGATGGCCTATCGGTATGCCCAGCTGTTCAAGGAGCGGCGCAAGGGTTCGATCGCACTGCTCCCCGCGGTCGCTTATGCGCCGCCACCGGGCGCATCCGACGATACGCTGAGGGCTTACTACGATTCGCACAGGACGGAGTTTGTACGGCCCGAACGCCGCGTCATCCGCTATGCTACCTTCGACAGCAGCGACCTCGGTGACCGTGCAGTCCCGACGGAAGCGGAAATCTCCGCGCGCTACAAGCAGGATGCAGCCAAGTACTCCGCCAGTGAAACGCGCGACGTCACCCAGTTGATCGTTCCCACCGAAGCGGCGGCGAAGTCGATCCGCGATCGCATCGCAGCTGGCGCCTCGTTCGACGCAGTCGCCCGCGAGGCAGGCCTGCGCGCAGCATCCATCACTGATGCGAGCCGTCAGACGCTTTCGACAGAGGCCTCCCCGGCCGTTGCGAACGCCTATTTCTCGACCGCCGAGGGCACGATTTCATCACCGGCACGCAGTGCGTTGGGTTGGCATGTCGCGCGGGTTGACGCAATCAAGTCAGTCGCAGCCCGCAGCCTCGATCAGGCACGCTCGGAAATCACGGAAACGCTGCGTGAAGAAAAGCGCGTGCGCGGGCTGGCCGAATTGGCGATCGAAGTCGAAGATCAATTGGCCGATGGCGCTACCCTTGCGGAAGTGCTCAATGATCTCGGCCTCGAGCTCCAAATGACCAAGCCGGCGCTCGCCAACGGCCAAGTGTACCAGGCGCCAGGTGAATCGCTGCCCGAAGTCCTGGCCCCGGCGCTCAAGACCGCATTCCAAATGGATGAGGAAGAGCCGGAAATTGCCCCGATTGCGGGTGGCGAGACCTATTTGATCTTTGAAGTCGGTGACATTACGCCGGCAGCAACGGCTCCGTTCGCCGAGATCAAGCAGGCGGTCGAGGCAAACTGGCGCCAGTCGCAGGGTCTCAAGGCAGCGCAGGAAGCTGCGGACCGCGTGCTGAAGCGGGTACGTGGCGGTGCCACGCTCGCCGCCGCGCTCGCCGCCGAAGATGTCCCCCTCCCCTCGGTCGACTCGATCGATCTGACGCGCGAGCAATTGGCGTCCCAGCGCGAACGTCGCATCCCGCCTCCTCTCGCACTGATGTTCAGCATGGCCCAGGGAACCGCGAAGAAGCTGGAAGCTGCGCAGAAGCTGGGTTTCTTCGTCGTCGACCTTGACGCCATCACAATGGACGAACTCGACCGGAACGACCCGCTCGTCACCCAGGCACGCGGCCAGATGGCTCAGCTTGTCGGCGATGAGTATGGCGATCTCCTGCGTTCGGCGATCCGTGCCGAAATGGGCGTCGAACGCAACCCGACCGCCATCGATGCGGTTCGCAAGCAACTGCTCGGCGGGAACTGA
- the trpE gene encoding anthranilate synthase component I has translation MRFASNCSAGTEARLAPALEGIEVARAALAAGKPALVWRKVVADTETPVGAALKLFEEGRGDFVLESVEGGEVRGRYSLIGLDPDLVFRATGANAAINARWREDRDAFEPCENETIEALRALSASCRCDVPEALPSALACLVGYFGYETIGLVETLPRAPQGELDLPDMLFVRPTVILVFDRLSDALFCIAPVWPEGSIELAGERIDEVLRKLAQPLPIAKVVAQGHPEPALAPTMAASDYEAMVLRAKDYIAAGDIFQVVLSQRFTSPFELPPMALYRSLRRINPSPFLYFLDLPGFAVVGSSPEILVRVREGEVTIRPIAGTRPRGATLAEDRLAEQSLLADPKERAEHLMLLDLGRNDVGRVAESGTVTVTESFTVERYSHVMHIVSNVVGRLASDKDALEALFAGFPAGTVSGAPKIRACEIIAELEPATRGPYAGGVGYFAPDGSVDSCIVLRTAVVKDGIMHVQAGAGIVADSEPAYEQRECEAKAGALLAAAREAVRLAQEPGFGQ, from the coding sequence ATGCGGTTCGCAAGCAACTGCTCGGCGGGAACTGAGGCGCGCTTGGCACCGGCACTGGAAGGTATTGAGGTAGCACGTGCCGCGCTGGCAGCGGGCAAGCCTGCGCTCGTGTGGCGCAAGGTCGTTGCCGATACCGAAACGCCGGTAGGCGCAGCGCTGAAGCTGTTCGAGGAAGGGCGCGGGGACTTCGTCCTGGAATCGGTCGAGGGTGGCGAAGTCCGCGGGCGCTACAGCCTGATCGGACTCGATCCGGATCTGGTTTTCCGGGCAACGGGCGCCAATGCCGCCATTAACGCCCGTTGGCGCGAAGATCGCGACGCTTTCGAGCCGTGCGAGAACGAAACGATCGAGGCACTGCGTGCCCTCTCTGCTTCATGCCGCTGCGATGTGCCCGAAGCATTACCCTCGGCACTCGCCTGCCTGGTGGGATATTTCGGTTACGAGACCATCGGATTGGTCGAAACGCTGCCGCGCGCGCCGCAGGGCGAACTCGACTTGCCGGACATGCTGTTCGTGCGGCCAACAGTGATCCTTGTGTTCGACCGGTTGAGCGACGCGCTTTTCTGCATTGCGCCAGTGTGGCCCGAGGGCTCGATCGAACTGGCGGGCGAGCGGATCGACGAGGTGTTGCGTAAGCTCGCTCAGCCGCTGCCGATCGCGAAGGTCGTCGCGCAGGGTCACCCTGAGCCCGCGCTCGCACCGACGATGGCTGCGTCCGATTACGAGGCGATGGTCCTGCGCGCCAAGGACTACATCGCCGCGGGAGACATCTTCCAGGTGGTCCTGTCGCAGCGCTTCACTTCGCCTTTCGAACTGCCGCCGATGGCGCTGTATCGATCGCTGCGGCGGATTAACCCCTCCCCCTTCCTCTATTTCCTCGACCTGCCCGGCTTCGCCGTCGTCGGTTCGAGCCCGGAAATCCTTGTTCGCGTGCGCGAAGGCGAGGTGACGATCCGTCCGATCGCCGGAACCCGCCCGCGCGGGGCGACGCTGGCAGAGGATCGGCTCGCCGAACAATCGCTTCTGGCCGACCCGAAAGAGCGGGCCGAGCACTTGATGCTGCTCGACCTTGGCCGCAACGACGTCGGCCGGGTCGCCGAATCCGGGACCGTCACCGTCACCGAAAGCTTCACCGTCGAACGTTACAGCCACGTCATGCACATCGTCAGCAATGTCGTCGGGCGCCTCGCAAGCGACAAGGACGCGCTTGAGGCGCTATTTGCCGGCTTCCCTGCCGGCACCGTCAGCGGCGCACCGAAGATCCGCGCCTGCGAGATCATCGCCGAGCTCGAACCCGCGACTCGCGGACCCTATGCCGGCGGGGTCGGCTATTTCGCACCCGATGGCTCGGTCGATAGCTGCATCGTTTTGCGTACCGCGGTGGTCAAGGACGGCATCATGCACGTCCAGGCCGGGGCCGGCATCGTCGCCGATAGCGAGCCCGCCTATGAGCAGCGCGAATGCGAAGCCAAGGCCGGCGCCCTGCTTGCCGCGGCACGCGAAGCCGTGAGGCTCGCGCAGGAACCAGGCTTCGGACAATGA
- a CDS encoding phosphodiester glycosidase family protein: MMTRFAALALLVLTACNPQPEGEPVARTRIDGKGATPTPTPTQTVASSVESACRSIIFEDAPLTDCVAIPTRHEIGMDLGPSGEAPYRSLATFAKAHDPDSIAFAMNAGMFDEEGQPVGYFVENSERLKELNTADGEGNFHMKPNGVFYGTGGEWHVRTTKDFLANVRDRPGFGTQSGPMLVIGGKIHPEITHDGSSRLVRNAVGVDEQGRAHFVISNAPISFGKLARFYRDELKVKDALYLDGTVSQLWNPATDRLDTGEPIGPIVIVTKKDSE, encoded by the coding sequence ATGATGACTCGCTTCGCCGCTCTCGCCTTGCTCGTGCTCACCGCATGCAATCCGCAGCCGGAAGGCGAACCGGTCGCGCGTACCCGCATCGATGGCAAGGGCGCGACACCCACGCCAACGCCCACGCAGACTGTGGCAAGCTCGGTCGAAAGCGCCTGCCGCTCGATCATTTTCGAGGATGCGCCGCTGACCGATTGCGTGGCTATCCCAACCCGGCATGAGATCGGAATGGACCTGGGGCCAAGCGGGGAAGCGCCCTATCGCAGCCTCGCGACCTTCGCCAAGGCGCACGACCCAGACAGCATAGCCTTCGCGATGAACGCCGGAATGTTCGACGAAGAAGGGCAGCCGGTCGGCTATTTCGTCGAGAACTCCGAACGCCTCAAGGAGCTCAACACCGCCGATGGCGAAGGCAATTTCCATATGAAGCCCAATGGAGTCTTCTACGGTACCGGCGGCGAATGGCACGTCCGTACGACCAAGGATTTCCTGGCCAATGTTAGGGATCGCCCGGGTTTCGGCACGCAATCCGGGCCGATGTTGGTTATCGGCGGCAAGATTCATCCCGAAATCACCCATGACGGCTCTTCCAGGCTGGTGCGCAACGCGGTTGGCGTGGACGAACAGGGCCGCGCGCATTTCGTGATCTCGAACGCACCGATCTCCTTCGGCAAGCTCGCGCGCTTCTACCGCGACGAGCTCAAGGTGAAGGACGCGCTCTATCTCGATGGAACGGTTTCGCAGCTGTGGAACCCAGCCACCGACCGGCTGGACACCGGCGAACCAATCGGGCCCATCGTCATCGTGACGAAAAAGGACAGTGAATGA
- the pip gene encoding prolyl aminopeptidase, whose protein sequence is MTQDRRTLYPEIEPYATGMLEVGDGHTIYWEKVGKPGGKPAVFLHGGPGAGCSPGQRRQFDPELYDVLLFDQRGCGRSTPFASLLHNTTWHLVRDMEKLREMCGHEQWLVFGGSWGSTLALSYAQTHPDRVSELILRGIFLGRQIENDWLCSFGASELYPEAWDDFIGHIDEDKQDDLIEAYRELLDDPDPEVRKAAAAAWNRWEGATVTLLPEDDTIDHMAEGENAVATARIENHYFRNGCFLEEGQLLENAWKLADIPGIIVQGRHDCCTPPRSAWDLKQAWPEVELQIVPDGGHLYTEPGITDGLIRASDRFAGKSA, encoded by the coding sequence ATGACGCAAGACCGCCGCACTCTCTACCCCGAGATTGAACCCTATGCGACCGGCATGCTCGAAGTCGGCGACGGGCATACGATCTATTGGGAGAAGGTAGGCAAGCCGGGTGGCAAGCCCGCGGTGTTTCTCCATGGCGGCCCCGGTGCAGGGTGCAGCCCGGGCCAGCGCCGCCAGTTCGATCCCGAACTCTACGACGTGCTGCTGTTCGACCAACGCGGCTGCGGACGTTCGACACCCTTCGCCTCGCTGCTCCACAACACGACCTGGCACCTCGTGCGCGACATGGAAAAGCTGCGCGAGATGTGCGGGCACGAACAGTGGCTGGTGTTCGGCGGCAGTTGGGGATCCACCCTGGCGCTATCCTACGCCCAGACGCACCCCGATCGGGTTAGCGAACTGATCCTGCGCGGCATCTTCCTGGGTCGCCAGATCGAGAACGACTGGCTCTGCAGTTTCGGCGCCAGCGAACTCTATCCCGAAGCATGGGACGATTTCATCGGCCACATCGACGAGGACAAGCAGGACGACCTGATCGAGGCCTATCGCGAACTGCTCGACGATCCCGATCCCGAAGTGCGCAAGGCCGCCGCCGCCGCGTGGAACCGCTGGGAAGGCGCCACCGTCACGCTGCTGCCCGAAGACGACACCATCGACCACATGGCAGAGGGTGAGAACGCCGTCGCCACGGCGCGGATCGAGAACCACTATTTCCGCAACGGCTGCTTCCTCGAGGAAGGCCAGCTGCTCGAGAACGCGTGGAAATTGGCCGACATCCCCGGCATTATCGTGCAGGGCCGGCACGACTGCTGTACCCCGCCCCGTTCAGCTTGGGATCTCAAGCAGGCATGGCCGGAAGTTGAACTGCAGATCGTGCCCGACGGCGGGCATCTCTATACCGAGCCCGGCATCACCGATGGCCTGATCCGCGCCAGCGACCGGTTTGCTGGCAAGTCCGCGTGA
- a CDS encoding anthranilate synthase component II produces MTNRRTILVIDNYDSFTFNLVHYLMEMGAGVEVVRNDAISAGQAITSGAAGFLISPGPCTPNEAGVSLDLVAACADAGKPLLGVCLGHQSIGQHFGGNVVRGGLMHGKTSPVTHDGSGVFAGLPSPFTATRYHSLVVEEIPDSLVVNATSDTPGLDGSSVMGFRHRELPIHGVQFHPESIATEHGHALLANFLALCGIDAKLPA; encoded by the coding sequence ATGACCAACCGCCGCACCATCCTTGTCATCGACAATTACGACAGCTTCACCTTCAACCTCGTCCATTACCTGATGGAGATGGGCGCGGGTGTGGAGGTCGTGCGCAATGACGCCATTTCTGCCGGGCAGGCGATCACCAGCGGCGCGGCCGGCTTCCTGATCTCGCCCGGCCCGTGCACCCCCAACGAGGCTGGCGTCAGTCTCGACCTCGTGGCGGCATGCGCGGATGCAGGCAAACCCCTGCTCGGCGTGTGCCTGGGCCACCAGTCGATCGGCCAGCACTTTGGCGGCAATGTGGTGCGCGGCGGGCTGATGCATGGCAAGACGTCACCGGTCACGCATGACGGCAGTGGTGTCTTTGCCGGATTACCGTCACCCTTTACCGCGACCCGCTACCATTCGCTGGTGGTTGAGGAGATTCCCGACAGTCTCGTGGTCAATGCCACCAGCGATACACCCGGCCTCGACGGCAGCAGCGTGATGGGGTTCCGCCATCGTGAATTGCCAATCCACGGCGTGCAATTCCACCCCGAGAGCATCGCGACCGAGCACGGCCATGCCCTGCTCGCCAACTTCCTTGCCTTGTGCGGGATCGACGCGAAGCTTCCCGCATGA
- the trpD gene encoding anthranilate phosphoribosyltransferase: protein MKTLPASEPHLSEAEAEEVFGWILDGETSDEEIARFLLAITERSETAEEIAGAARALRARYIPVAGPENAIDVCGTGGDGHHTLNVSTAVGLVVAACGIPVARHGNRAISSLAGVADTLEVLGLDMVAAGRTAEKTLAEIGICFLFAPNHHPAMGRIQPIRKKLGRRTIFNLMGPLANPVGIKRQLIGIARPAYVSIYGDATARLGTKRTFIVSGDEGLDELSLAGGNEMADVTGHDFEMKRVDAGIAGIGHAPLEAIRGGDSRHNAQALTALLAGESGPYRDTVRFNSAAALLVAGATESWESGAAMAGEAIDSGKAAKLLADWIEMAK from the coding sequence ATGAAGACGCTACCCGCATCGGAACCCCATCTGAGCGAAGCCGAGGCCGAGGAGGTTTTTGGCTGGATCCTTGATGGCGAGACCAGCGACGAGGAAATCGCCCGCTTCCTGCTGGCAATAACCGAGCGCAGCGAGACTGCGGAAGAAATTGCAGGTGCCGCACGCGCGCTGCGGGCTCGCTATATTCCCGTGGCCGGGCCTGAAAACGCCATAGATGTCTGCGGCACCGGCGGCGACGGGCACCACACGCTCAACGTTTCGACCGCGGTCGGTCTGGTGGTAGCCGCCTGTGGCATTCCGGTTGCGCGTCACGGCAACCGCGCAATTTCATCGCTGGCGGGCGTGGCCGATACGTTAGAAGTCTTGGGACTCGACATGGTCGCTGCCGGACGGACGGCGGAAAAGACGCTCGCGGAAATCGGCATCTGCTTCCTGTTTGCGCCAAACCACCATCCAGCGATGGGGCGTATCCAGCCCATCCGGAAGAAGCTGGGTCGCCGGACAATCTTCAACCTTATGGGACCGCTTGCTAATCCGGTGGGAATCAAGCGACAGCTGATCGGCATTGCCCGGCCCGCATATGTCTCGATTTACGGCGACGCGACCGCGCGATTGGGTACCAAGCGTACCTTCATCGTCTCTGGTGACGAGGGGCTGGACGAACTGAGCCTGGCGGGCGGAAATGAAATGGCCGACGTCACCGGGCACGATTTCGAGATGAAGAGGGTGGATGCGGGCATAGCCGGGATCGGGCATGCGCCCCTCGAGGCGATACGTGGCGGCGATTCGCGACATAACGCACAGGCACTCACCGCACTGCTTGCTGGTGAAAGCGGTCCCTATCGCGATACGGTGAGATTCAATTCGGCGGCCGCGCTACTGGTTGCCGGTGCCACCGAAAGTTGGGAGAGCGGCGCGGCGATGGCTGGCGAAGCTATCGACAGCGGCAAGGCTGCCAAGCTGCTGGCCGACTGGATTGAAATGGCGAAGTGA
- the trpC gene encoding indole-3-glycerol phosphate synthase TrpC has translation MNKLVEICATKRDEVAARKTARSLGDLEALAAEQGAPRGFRAALERAQAGGYGLIAEVKKASPSKGLIREDFRPSQHARDYAIGGAACLSVLTDAPYFQGHEDFLIEARAACDLPVLRKDFMVDPWQVAEARAIGADAILIIVAALEDAQMAEIEAAAMEHGMDVLVEVHDEAEMERAARLRSRLIGVNNRDLRTFVTDLATTERLAPLAPQGALLVGESGIASHADCQRLALAGVRSFLVGESLMRQADVASATRTLLRG, from the coding sequence ATGAACAAGCTGGTCGAGATCTGCGCCACCAAGCGCGATGAAGTCGCTGCGCGCAAGACTGCTCGTTCGCTGGGCGATCTTGAAGCGCTGGCCGCTGAACAGGGTGCGCCGCGTGGATTTCGTGCTGCGCTGGAGCGCGCGCAGGCAGGGGGTTACGGCCTGATTGCTGAAGTGAAGAAAGCTTCGCCTTCCAAGGGATTGATCAGAGAGGACTTTCGCCCTTCTCAGCATGCCCGTGATTATGCCATCGGCGGGGCTGCGTGTCTTTCGGTACTGACCGATGCCCCTTATTTCCAGGGCCACGAGGACTTCCTGATCGAAGCCCGGGCGGCCTGCGACCTGCCCGTCCTGCGCAAGGACTTCATGGTCGACCCGTGGCAGGTTGCCGAAGCGCGTGCCATCGGTGCCGATGCTATCCTGATCATCGTTGCCGCGCTCGAGGATGCGCAGATGGCAGAAATCGAAGCGGCAGCGATGGAGCACGGGATGGACGTGCTGGTCGAAGTGCATGACGAAGCCGAAATGGAACGTGCCGCGCGCCTTCGCTCGCGCCTGATCGGGGTAAACAATCGCGACCTCCGCACTTTCGTCACCGATCTGGCCACGACGGAACGCCTTGCGCCGCTTGCGCCGCAAGGGGCCCTGCTGGTCGGCGAAAGCGGCATTGCCTCCCATGCCGATTGCCAGCGCCTTGCCTTGGCAGGGGTGCGCAGTTTCCTTGTCGGTGAGAGCCTGATGCGGCAGGCCGACGTCGCGTCGGCTACCCGTACACTTCTGCGGGGATGA
- the lexA gene encoding transcriptional repressor LexA, translating into MLTAKQHELIRFIQQKLEETGISPSFEEMKEALDLKSKSGVHRLISALEERGFIRRLPNRARALEVVKLPEDAVTGGARPRAANDAVSAAIAPKAIAPEPANDIIQVPLHGRIAAGAPIEAIEGQSSMPVPAALLGPGEHYALEVSGDSMIEAGIFDGDFALVKRTETARDGEIVVALVDNEEATLKYLRREAGRIRLDPANGAYEPQIYEPHRVKVQGKLAGLLRRYH; encoded by the coding sequence ATGCTGACGGCCAAGCAGCACGAGCTGATCCGCTTCATCCAGCAAAAGCTGGAAGAGACCGGCATTTCACCCAGTTTTGAAGAAATGAAGGAAGCGCTCGACCTCAAGAGCAAGTCGGGCGTTCACCGCCTGATTTCGGCGCTGGAAGAGCGCGGTTTCATTCGGCGCTTGCCCAATCGTGCTCGCGCGCTTGAAGTAGTCAAGCTGCCTGAAGATGCCGTAACCGGCGGAGCCCGGCCGCGTGCAGCCAATGACGCCGTGTCGGCAGCAATTGCTCCGAAGGCGATCGCGCCCGAACCGGCCAATGACATCATCCAGGTGCCGCTGCATGGGCGCATTGCCGCCGGCGCTCCGATCGAAGCGATCGAGGGTCAGTCTAGCATGCCTGTCCCGGCCGCCCTGCTCGGCCCGGGCGAGCACTATGCGCTCGAAGTGTCGGGCGATTCGATGATCGAAGCGGGTATCTTCGACGGCGATTTCGCGCTGGTGAAGCGGACCGAAACCGCACGCGACGGCGAAATCGTGGTCGCGCTGGTCGACAATGAGGAAGCGACTCTCAAGTACTTGCGGCGTGAGGCTGGTCGGATACGGCTTGATCCCGCCAATGGCGCTTACGAACCGCAAATCTACGAGCCGCACCGGGTCAAGGTGCAAGGCAAGCTGGCGGGACTGTTGCGCCGCTATCACTGA